TTGAGTATGGAGGCTAATTATGTATAAATGGATAATCGGTATAGTAATAGTTCTACTATCAACGGCAGTGGCAATATCCCTGCCATTTAAGAACAAAATGACGCTGACTTGGGACGCTTCTACCAGTTCAATTGACCCTGACTTCGGTGGTTATAAAGTCTACTGGAGGCCCCAAGCACAGGCTGATTATACGGACTTGCAGAGCAGGGATGTAGGAAATGTCCTTACTGCTAACTTGCAGACTACAGTAACTACACTTAACGGAACATATTGCTTCGTAGTAACAGCTTATGATGTGGCAGGGAATGAGTCAGATTTCAGTAATGAGGTGTGTTCAAACTTTACAGTGAAGAAAAATCCACCTACTAATACAAGGATGCAATAATGGCGTTTTCTTTTGTAGAAAATCACGGAACAAATAAGGAGCAGACAAGTAATACTTCCTTATCTATTGCTCCGGCTTCTACTATACCAGTAGGGGCTGTGTTAGTTCTATTCGCTGCTTGTGATAATATTGCAGTTTCTACCGGTGATACCACTACACACTCAGTTACAGACTCACAAAGCAATACCTGGACAAGGGTATCAGAAAAGACTTTTTCAGATGCAGGGGTAGCGTTGGATGGTGTAACAGTATCTACTCATCGTTGTGTTGTAACAACTCAACTTACAACGGGAGATTCTATCACCTTAACAATTTCATCTGCCACAACAGCTAAGATAATAGGACTAACTGAGTTCTCAGTAGCAGCTGGAAGTACGCTTGAGACTACTACCACTACTGGAGCAACAAAAAACGAATTAGCAAGTGGGGGTACTGATTTGTCAGCAGCTTTTTCTGGATTAACATCAGCGGAATATTTGATTGTAAGCTCTGCCTCAATAGAGTCTGTAACAAGAACTTTAACACTATCAGAAGACGCTGATTATACGAATTTGGCAGATTTGGTATCACAGTCGGCATCTTCAGGGGCAATTTGGGGGTCTTTTAGATATAGAATTGCAACCCTTACAGGGGATACAGTTTTACCAACTTGGACATGGGCCTCCGGCACTTGTGATGCGGCCCATACTGTAGGAGTCATACATGAGGTAGTTAGTGCGGGAGGGAATAAGGCGGGAGGTCTGGTTAATGTAGCACAGCTAAAATCGCTGGTTAATGGAGGGTTAGTAAATTGAGTGCTCCTTATTTAGGTGATTTTCCAGTAAACGGTAAGGTCTCATTCCTTTGGAATACAAACGGACAGGATGGAGCGTCTATAACCCGTTCCACGGATGGCACGTTAAAAATATTTAAGTCCAACGCTACTGCCTCAACGTGGGCAACAGAGCGTAATACTTTAAACGGAGTAACTCAGCTTGAGGATTTTGATTCAACTGGTATCCATTCTGTATATATAGACTTATCTAACAATGATGATGCCGGTTTCTACGCCGCTGGTAATGAATACCAAGTTGCTATCACTGGAGCAACGATTGATACCAAGTCAGTAAACTCTGTGATAGCCAGTTTCAGCATTGAGCGGTCTGGTGGGGCTTTGGCAATCCTGAAAGATTCTACTTATGGTCTCTCAGCCCTTGAGACCCTTGTAGATGACCTTGAGAGCAGGTTGGGGACTCCTTCTAACCTGGGTAGTGGAGCAACAGTAGCAGCGAATCTTGTAGATATAGAAGCCCAAACAGATGACATAGGTGCTGCTGGAGCAGGTCTTACAGCCATCCCCTGGAACTCTAACTGGGATGCCGAGGTGCAAAGTGAATGTGATGATGCACTTGTGGCAAGAGACCTCGACCATCTGGTTAACAATGGGACAGGTGTTCCTGCTGTAGCTTCGGGTTCTTTCCTTGACCAGATAATGGATGATGGGACGGCAGTTTATGATAGGACTACTGATAGCTTGCAAGCACTGGCTGATTCGGGTGGTGGTGGGCCTACAGCAGCACAAATAGCCGATGCTGTATGGGATGAAGCAATCAGTGGGCATTTAACAGGTGGTTCAACTGGGGAGAAACTCAATAGTGCAGCCTCCGCTGGAGACCCCTGGTCAACCGCACTTCCTGGCTCATATGGGGCGGGTACTGCTGGGAAAATAGTTGGTGATAACCTGAATGCTACAGTGAGTAGCAGAGCACCTGAAAGCGGTGGGAATATTGCAGCAATTAAGACTAAAACCGATTATCTCCCGTCAGCAACAGCAGGTGCAGCAGGTGGCTTGATGATAGCAGGAGTCAATGCAGCTACTACATTCGCAAGCCTGACTGTCAGTGGGACATCTACCTTTACAGGAAATGTATCCTATGCCGCTGGAATTACCATAACCCAATCAACAACTAATGGTCATGGAATTTCTGTAACTGGGAATGGGACGGGTCATGGATTATACAGTGTTGGTGGTTCGACTGGGGCTGGAGGAAAGTTTCAGGGTGGTGCAACTGGTATGATGGGGTTGCACTTAGTCGGAACAGCTGGTTATTCTGGATTATTTGCAGCTGGCAATGCTCAAGGCTCTGGAATAAGGGCAGATGGTGGTGCAACTGGGCATGGGATGCTTCTCATTGGTGGGTTTACATCTGGTAATTGCCTGGAGTTGGAATTGGGGGCCTCTGGGTATGGGGTGCATGGTGATGTTCAAGGAAACCTATCTGGTTCAGTTGGCTCAGTGACTAACGCAGTTACTGTAGGAACAAATAACGATAAAACTGACTATACTCTAAGTTCTGCAGGAATTCAGGCAATATGGGATGCTCTTACTTCAGCCTTGACGACCATAGGGAGTATAGGGAAAAGGCTTGCTGATTATATTGATGCGGCCATATCCGGAAGGGCAAGTGCAGCAGACTATACAGCTGCAAGAGCCACTAAAATAGATAATTTGGATGCAACTATTTCCAGCCGTCTTGCTTCATCCGGATATACCGCACCGAACAACGCTGGCATCTCATCTATACTTTCAGAGAGTCTGAGCCACCCGACACTTGCAGAGATAGAGGCATCCACTATTCTGGCGAAAGAGGCAACAGTTGCGGCCGTAAAAGTGAAGACTGATACTATTGTCTGGCAGGATATTACGGACATAAAAGATGAAGGGCTGGGCAAGTGGTCAATCAACAAGTCAACGAATGTTCTGACTATGTATAAGGCTGACGGAGTGACTATCCTGAAACAGTTCAACCTCACGGACAATGCCTCTGTGAGTGAAAGGGTGCCGGTATAATGGATTATCGGGGAATTGTTACAAGAGGCTACCATGTTGATGCGGGGGGACAAAGTGCTATCAGGATAGTGTCTCAAGGGTATATAGGGGCCTTAGCTGCCGTACAGGAGATATTCAATATTGTTGAGCGGACGGTCTATTTTCAGATTATCAGGGCAAAAGACCTGCTCTTCGGGAAAATGCAGTCTGAGGATGCGAGATTCACTATAACAAGAAGCCGTGAGGTGCAATTTTAATGTCGTCAACGTATCAGTTCGTTGCCGGTGATACCGGCTCAAAGCTCAAGGTTACATGCAAAAATGATGCGGATAACTCCATTATTGACCTCACCGGCGCAACGGTGAAACTGAAATGGAAGGACTCCGGAGGGGCGTTACAGACAAAGACAATGACAGTGTTAACACCGGCTACAAATGGGCAGGCTGAATATCAGTTTGCATCAGGAGAACTGTTTGCGGGAACCATGAACTTTGAAGTGGAGATAACGGATGCAGGTAGCAAGGTGATTAGGTGCCTTGACCTCATAATAGGGAAAGTAAGGGAATTGCTATAAATGGAAATACCCGAAAAGGAACCGGCGGAATTCACAGCAGGTGATACAATTAAATGGAAACGGACTGATTTATCGTCAGATTATCCGGCTTCAATCTGGACGCTTAAATATGTTTTACGTGGACCGTCGGTGCAGAACGTGACGGCAACTGCAGAAGGGGATAATTTCAGCATCACTATATCAGCATCGGCCTCAGCAAAATGGCTTCAGGGAAATTATCTCTGGGAAGCATATGCAACTAAAGGCTCAGGGGATAGTCTTGAAAGATACCTGGTAGATTCAGGGACTCTCACAATCAAGCAAAATCTTGAGGCGGTTACCGGCATTTATGATGGTCGGTCTCATTGCAAAAAGATGCTTGATGCAATAGAGGCGATCATGGAAGGCCGGGCGACTAAAGAGCATGAATCCATACAGATTGCAGGTCGTAGCATTACATTACTGAGACCTGAAGAGCTTATTAAGTGGCGCTCATTCTATCAGGCAGAATATAAAAGGGAACTGGCAGCGGAAAAGATTGCGAGAGGTGAAGCTACCGGGCGGCGAATACTTACGAGGTTTTCAGAATGAGCGTGATGGGTAGAATTATGGGGTATTTTGGCTACAGCAAAAATAAAATGTCACGTCGTGGATATAGTGCCGCAATTCTGAATAGACTGACCTCTGATTGGGTTACATCGTCCAAGAGCGCCAACGAGGAAATAAGATATTCCCTGAGAATATTGAGGGCGCGAAGTCGTGAGTTGGCCATGAATAATGACTATGCTCGGAAATTCTTGAAGATGTGTGTTGTGAATGTGGTAGGTCCATCCGGTATTGCGCTCCAGAATAAAGCAAGGGACATCAATGGCAATTTAGACAAGATTGCAAACGATAAAATAGAAGAAGCGTTTTCTGATTGGGGAAAGAAAGAAAATGCTGACGTAACAGGTAGATTATCCTGGCTCGATATGCAGAGACTATTTATTGAGACTGTTGCGAGGGATGGAGAAATACTTATACGGAAAATCAAAGGGGCGAATCTCAATAAATATGCCTTCTCCCTGCAGCTCATCGAAGCGGATCATCTTGATGAAAATCATAATAAGACTCTTGAAAACGGCAACAGAATAATTACGGGGGTTGAGGTTAATGCGCAAGGGAAGCCTTTAGCCTATCATCTGTTTACCCGTCATCCAGGCGATAATTCATACGGATACGATGGCAAGTTATATGAACGTGTTCCCTCAGATGAGATTTGCCATGCCTTCATCACAGAGCGCCCCGGACAAGTAAGGGGTGTGCCCTGGATGCACACAGCCATGACCAGACTCAATATGCTGGGAGCCTATGAGGAGGCAGAGCTTGTTGCGGCGAGGGTAAGCGCTGCAAAGATGGGATTTTTTACATCCCCTTCCGGCGATGAATATGTCGGTGATGATAAAGATTCCAGCGGGAATGTCATATCCGAAGCAACGCCTGGAAGCTTTGAGCAGTTACCGCAGGGCGTTAACTTTCAATCGTTTGACCCTCAACATCCCTCAAACGCTTTCCCATTTTTCATGAAGACGATGTTAAGAGGCATAGCAAGCGGCCTTGGAGTCTCTTATAACTCGATGGCCTCAGACCTTGAGGGGGTGAATTATTCAAGCATACGGGCCGGTACTATTGAAGAAAGGGACCTCTGGAGGATTATACAAACCTGGATGACTGAAAATTTCTGCAATAATATTTTCTCGGATTGGCTGCTCATGACCCTCGGCAAAGGGGCAATCTCATTGCCGCCGTCCAAATATGAGAAATTTAACGCTCCTGTATGGAATGTACGGGGGTGGCAATGGATAGATCCACTGAAAGATATTAAGGCCAACATTGATGCGGTAACCTTCGGGCTCAAAACCAGGACACAGATAGCGTCTGAGCAAGGCTACGATCTCGAAGATATATATGAGCAACTACAAGAAGAGCAGAAACTTGCGTCTCAGTATGGCCTTGATTTTATCTTACCAAATACACAATACGCGGAGGGGATAGACAATGCGAAAAATTAAGACAGGGAAATTATACAGGACAATTGAGCTTCAAAGGGAAATGATGAATAAAGATGACAGGACTATTGATTTGTCCTTCAGTTCGGAAGCGTCCGTGGATAGATGGTTTGGAACTGAAATACTGGATCACGGTCCGCAATCAGTTAGGCTTGGACGTCTGAACGGTGGCGGGCCGTTATTGTTGGATCATAGTACAGAAAAACAGATAGGTATCGTTGATAAGGCTGTAATCGGGGCAGACCGAAACGGTCGGGCTGTCGTGCGCTTTGGGAAAAGCGCATTGGCTGAGGAAGTCTACAACGATGTTCTCGACGGAATCAGGCGTAATGTGTCTGTGGGATACCAGATACATAACATGATTTTAGAAGAGGAAAAAGAAGGTGTTGCCACCTATCGGGCAACAGACTGGGAACCGCTTGAGATTAGTATAGTCCCGATACCGGCAGATACAACTGTAGGGATAGGGAGAAGCGGAGAGGGTGAACACGAAACAACAATCAGAGAAAGGAAGGGACGAGTTATGAAGTGTGAACACTGTAAACGAGATTTGCAGGAAGGGGTTGCCTGCGATTGTAGAAAGACATCACCCCATGCGCATGTGGATGTAGAGGGTATTCAGGCCAAAGCAAGAAAAGAAGAGCAGGAGAGGGTAAGGGAAATTCTGGCGCTTGGCGAGCAGCACAAATGCCCGGAACTTGCAAGAAAGCACGTTAATGAGGGTACATCTCTTGATGATTTCAGGAAGGTCATGATTGATACAGTCTATTCCAAGGTGCATGTATCGGATACGCATAATCCTGAAATCGGGATGAATGATAGGGAGAAAAGAGGTTATAGCCTTGTTAAGGCAATTCGTGAAATGTCAGAGGGAATGTCAGTAAGCGGTCTTGAAAAAGAGGCATCCGATGCAACGGCAAAAATCTGCAAGCGTGATCCCCGTGGCTTCTTTATTCCACAGGATGTTCTTAATATTTCAAAGCGTGCCATGCAGGTAGCGGATGCAACAAAAGGCGGATTCCTTGTAGGAACAGATGTCCTGGGAGGATCAATGATTGAGATGTTGCGGAATAGGCCCAAAGTGGCACAGCTTGGAGCAAGGACACTGTCGGGGCTGGTCGGTAACGTTGCAATCCCACGGGTAACCGGAGGCGCAACAGCGTATTGGCTGCCTGAGACCGGCACAGTGACTGCATCAGATCAGGCATTCGGTCAGCTTGGCCTAATACCTCATAGGCTGGTGGGGAACACCGCATACACAAAAGAACTCCTGATGCAGGCATCGGTGGATGTTGAGGCATTTGTAAGAGAAGACTTAATGACAGTCCTCTCAATTGAAAAGGACCGTGCGACTATAAACGGCCTCGGTTCAAGCGGAGAACCCCTTGGAATACTAAATACCAGCGGCATCCTGACTGTCACGTTTGGCGCGGCGGCCACATGGGCTAAGCTTGTGGATTTTGAGACACAGGTGGCAAATGCAAACGCCGACGTGGGTTCGATGGCATATCTCACCACGCCTGCATCCCGCGGCAAATGGAAAGGCATTGTAAGGAGTACTTACAATACCAAATTCCTGTGGGATGACGACGGACGCGTAAACGGCTACAGGGCAGAAGTGACTAAACAGGTGCCCTCAGATAAAGTAATATTCGGTAACTGGGCCGACGTTGTATTTGCTGAATGGGCCGGAATAGATGTGGTGGTTGATCCCTATTCCCTCAAGAAACAGGGGCAGATAGAGATTACCATAACCCTGTACAGCGACATCGGAATACGGCATGCTGTGAGCTTCTGTGTATCAACTGATTCAGGAGCGCAGTAAGATGAAGAAATATAAGGTCTTGACCGGGATACTCATCAAGGGTATTCCGGTCAATCCGGGCGAGGTGATTGAATTGAATCGTGACGACGCGGTTGTGTTGTTGGGCTATAAGCTCATAGAGCAATATGCAGAAAGTCGGACGGAGATTCAATTAGAGCAGGACACACAGATTAAACGAAAAGGAGGAAAGAAAAATGGGAAAGCTGGTTGATCTTCATAATGAATTATCACAGGAGAGATTGTTGGGTTCTGCTGCGAGGACGTCTACAGTAAATGGCTCCGCAGTTGATTTGCTCAATTATGACGGCAGTATCAAGGCAATACTGGAATCAGCGGCAGGAACAGGGACATCCCCGACAATGGATGTAAAGATTCAGGATTCAGCGGATGGTTCTACAGGGTGGGCTGATGTGTCAGGGGCGACATTTACACAGGTCGTTGCTGCAGTATCCCTACAATCATTATCTCTTAACACAAGAGGCATGAAACGCTACATAAGAGCTGTTGTAACTATCGGCGGCACATCTCCATCGTTTACATGCTGCGCTGTGCTTGTCGGGCAGAAAAAGGTTATCTGATGACGTTTGGTGAGCAGGCAAAATATGATGTGGCGGCCTTCCTTGATCAATTCGGGGAGGCTGCCATATTTAACGGCACGGAATCTATTACGGTAATCTTTGACTGTCCGAGCGAACCCGTGCTCGATATGGAAACCGGCGGCATCATGATTGCCGGGCCTAAAGCGCTTGTAAGAACTAATGATGTTACAAACGCTAAAGGAAAGACACTGAAGATAGATGGGGTCACTTATAAAATCATCGAGGCAAGACCGGATGGCGCCGGTATGACGACATTACAGTTGAGCAGGGACTAAATGGCAGACTCTAAACGACAGCAGATTGTGAATGCAATAGACGGTAAGCTCAAGACCATCCTGGTATCGAATGGCTACGAAACAAGTCTCGGCAACAATGTCTATGAATACTGGGATGTTGCACTGGAAGAATCGGAGCTTCCAGGCGTGATCTGGAGGGATAGTTCTGAGATATGTACGCCATTGATATCAGATATGCAAGACAGGCTGCTCACTGTAAGTCTAACATTACAGGCAATAGGGGCGGACGCTCCAAAACAGCTCCGGAAGATGATTGCCGATATCGAGAAGGCAATTAAAACTGATTTAACTTGGGGCGGGCTTGCGATAGATACAGACCCTGTCAATATGACTGAGGCATTTGAAATTGAACACAAGGAGCATTTGGTTGGGGCATGCAGAATAGAATTTACTTTGAAGTACAGAACGGGATATCTCAACCCTTATCAATAATAATGAGGTGAGACATGAAAGTGAAATTATCTCCAGCTACATGGCTGGAAGTTGGTAACAAAAAACATGCTCCAGACGATATTGTGGATGTGGATGAGGTCACAGGCAGGGGCATGATATCAGGCGGCAGCGCCACAGAAATAGTAGAGGAGGTGAAAGGCGATGTTAACACGAAGAGCCGTAGTAGCAGCAAAGATTGAGACCACAGAGGGGACAGCCGAAACTCTTGCAGCAGGGGATGCAAATTTTCTGGTTGTTGATCCAAAGTTTGATGCAGATATCCCTTTATTTAAGAGAGGTGTTGTTAATGGCAGCCTATCTCCCTATAATAGCATCCCAGGGAGTCAGATGGCGAGACTGAGCTTCAAGGTTGAACTTAGAGGGTCAGGGGCTGCAGGAACAGCTCCGGCGATAGGAAAACTCTTGAAGGCTTGCGGGTTTGGCGAAACCATAGTTGCTTCTACAAGCGTAACGTATGACCCTATATCAACAGGCGTCCAATCACTGACAATGGCCCTTTATAGGGACGGCATAAAGAAGCAGCTTAGAGGGGCAAGAGGAACAGTTAAGTATGATGGCAAGGGTGGAGAGCCAGGCATGCTTGATTTCTCATTCCAAGGTGTTTATGACGGGGTGTCAGACGTTGCATTATTGACCGGCTCAGGGATTGAAACAACCAATCTTCCTGCACTCCTAAATGCTGCGTTCTCTATTGCAAGCTTCCAGGCAAAAATATCATCAATCAGCATTGATATTGCCAATAAACTTGCCATTCGCTCAGATATTAACAAGGCGGAAGGATATTCCTCATGTCTGATTACAGGCAGGGAACCAAAAGGCAGCTTTGACCCCGATGAAGAGCTTGTAGCGACCCATGATTGGTATGGCCGATTCAAGGCCGGAACTCTTGGTGCGCTGACATTCAAATATGACGGCGGGGCCGGAAACATCTGCACTATCACTGCGCCGAAGCTTCAGTATGCAGGCATTTCCGAGGGCAACAGGGAAGATATTGCAACTCTTGGGGTAGATTTTCTATTGACCAGGTCAGTAGCTGCCGGCAACGATGAAGTTAAGTTTGCGTTTACTTAAAAGGTGGAGGTTACATGGAGAGAAAAGAGTATGAAATAGGTAGCAAAAAGTTCTATCAGCAGGAGCTGGTGTGGGGACAGATTAAGTGGCTCATTGAATGGGCACGTACAAAAAATATTAATCTGGGATCCCTTTCATCTTCAGAAATCCTTGTTCTCATCCAGGAAGAGTTACCTAAAATAATGGCCCTGGTGCTGATAGAAGACGGGAAAAAGCCCGCTGACAAGATTTCCGATGGTTTTGAAGGGGTAAAAGGGCTTGAGGAATGGATCAACAGTAATATGACCGGCTCAATCGCAACGGAGGTGATAGCTGATTTTTTTACATTAAACAGGCCTGCACACCTTATAAACAGGATCAGCAGCCTGTTCAATCTGGCTACTGCGATGACTGGCTCGAAGAAACCCTTGCCATCCTCTGCGACGGGGACATTACAAGACTCCCATGGATCCTCGGAAACGTTACCCCAGGAGAATCCGAGCCTTATATCCGCCGACAGATTGAACGGCGAATGATGGAGGTGGCAGTATTGGGCT
This is a stretch of genomic DNA from Nitrospirota bacterium. It encodes these proteins:
- a CDS encoding BppU family phage baseplate upper protein encodes the protein MSSTYQFVAGDTGSKLKVTCKNDADNSIIDLTGATVKLKWKDSGGALQTKTMTVLTPATNGQAEYQFASGELFAGTMNFEVEITDAGSKVIRCLDLIIGKVRELL
- a CDS encoding phage portal protein is translated as MSRRGYSAAILNRLTSDWVTSSKSANEEIRYSLRILRARSRELAMNNDYARKFLKMCVVNVVGPSGIALQNKARDINGNLDKIANDKIEEAFSDWGKKENADVTGRLSWLDMQRLFIETVARDGEILIRKIKGANLNKYAFSLQLIEADHLDENHNKTLENGNRIITGVEVNAQGKPLAYHLFTRHPGDNSYGYDGKLYERVPSDEICHAFITERPGQVRGVPWMHTAMTRLNMLGAYEEAELVAARVSAAKMGFFTSPSGDEYVGDDKDSSGNVISEATPGSFEQLPQGVNFQSFDPQHPSNAFPFFMKTMLRGIASGLGVSYNSMASDLEGVNYSSIRAGTIEERDLWRIIQTWMTENFCNNIFSDWLLMTLGKGAISLPPSKYEKFNAPVWNVRGWQWIDPLKDIKANIDAVTFGLKTRTQIASEQGYDLEDIYEQLQEEQKLASQYGLDFILPNTQYAEGIDNAKN
- a CDS encoding phage major capsid protein, yielding MRKIKTGKLYRTIELQREMMNKDDRTIDLSFSSEASVDRWFGTEILDHGPQSVRLGRLNGGGPLLLDHSTEKQIGIVDKAVIGADRNGRAVVRFGKSALAEEVYNDVLDGIRRNVSVGYQIHNMILEEEKEGVATYRATDWEPLEISIVPIPADTTVGIGRSGEGEHETTIRERKGRVMKCEHCKRDLQEGVACDCRKTSPHAHVDVEGIQAKARKEEQERVREILALGEQHKCPELARKHVNEGTSLDDFRKVMIDTVYSKVHVSDTHNPEIGMNDREKRGYSLVKAIREMSEGMSVSGLEKEASDATAKICKRDPRGFFIPQDVLNISKRAMQVADATKGGFLVGTDVLGGSMIEMLRNRPKVAQLGARTLSGLVGNVAIPRVTGGATAYWLPETGTVTASDQAFGQLGLIPHRLVGNTAYTKELLMQASVDVEAFVREDLMTVLSIEKDRATINGLGSSGEPLGILNTSGILTVTFGAAATWAKLVDFETQVANANADVGSMAYLTTPASRGKWKGIVRSTYNTKFLWDDDGRVNGYRAEVTKQVPSDKVIFGNWADVVFAEWAGIDVVVDPYSLKKQGQIEITITLYSDIGIRHAVSFCVSTDSGAQ